The following proteins are encoded in a genomic region of Sorangiineae bacterium MSr12523:
- a CDS encoding GldG family protein, protein MERKARAAAESGVLLLVIAGILVALNALSALGVYKRFDTTKSERFKLSKGSGTMVREMKQSMQVDAYVTKGLPKLDAFVRDLRDLLQEYKDASGGKFNYNIIEAKDEETKKTAKDAGLVEQPFGEASATESEKAAVTMGFMGLVLKYGSEKDSIRSLDPGNTSGLEFWLTNKIREIRDKADDVKRKIGVLTGHDEMKLSEANLVPAQLGKATMQDIITKNFPFYTFQDVDLKNGDSAIDEALEGLIITQPGKDISEKELRRIDEFVMKGKSLAVFASAVNVKASDASMNATLNAHGLDKLLAGYGIELKKEAVLDFGRSFGVQMLTQGGIARPRFPAFLSVQDDSRFSGEEQLLDSSFPAFFRMNDLVFPFSSPLLLHTDIQPEATVKSVARSTPNSTAVGGETVDLKPFQNWSTLRKKSAPAQYVIAATVDGTLKTAFPSGDKQGIDTPEKSKSAARVFVLSASQFLANPFARAGNAPDMGQMGMMMPQMGGDEQLQQLAQPYAQQALTNTILSFKNTLDWLGGDSDLLAVSAKILNEAPLAYGEVSKPNIDFENETDEQLKKREDEMKASRKSTQNKVQWLLILGLPLLFSLYGVLRWRSRIASRENVSLA, encoded by the coding sequence ATGGAACGCAAAGCACGCGCGGCCGCTGAAAGCGGCGTTCTGCTCCTGGTCATTGCCGGCATCCTCGTTGCGCTGAATGCGCTTTCGGCGCTCGGCGTCTACAAACGCTTCGACACCACCAAGTCCGAGCGCTTCAAGCTCTCCAAAGGCAGCGGCACCATGGTCCGCGAGATGAAGCAGTCCATGCAGGTGGACGCTTACGTCACCAAGGGCCTGCCCAAGCTCGACGCCTTCGTGCGCGACCTCCGCGATCTCCTCCAGGAGTACAAGGACGCGAGCGGCGGGAAGTTCAACTACAACATCATCGAAGCCAAGGACGAAGAGACCAAAAAGACGGCCAAGGACGCCGGTCTCGTCGAGCAGCCCTTCGGCGAGGCGAGCGCCACGGAGTCCGAGAAGGCCGCGGTCACCATGGGCTTCATGGGCCTCGTGCTGAAGTACGGCTCGGAGAAGGACTCGATTCGCTCCCTCGATCCGGGCAACACCAGCGGCCTCGAGTTCTGGCTGACCAACAAGATCCGTGAGATCCGCGACAAGGCGGACGACGTGAAGCGCAAGATCGGTGTGCTCACGGGCCACGACGAGATGAAGCTCTCCGAGGCCAACCTGGTGCCCGCGCAGCTTGGCAAGGCCACGATGCAGGACATCATCACGAAGAACTTCCCGTTCTACACGTTCCAGGACGTGGACCTGAAGAACGGCGACAGCGCGATCGACGAGGCGCTCGAAGGCCTCATCATCACGCAGCCGGGCAAGGACATCTCCGAGAAGGAGCTGCGCCGCATCGACGAGTTCGTGATGAAGGGCAAGTCGCTCGCGGTCTTCGCCTCGGCGGTGAACGTCAAGGCGAGCGATGCGTCGATGAACGCGACGCTCAACGCGCACGGCTTGGACAAGCTCCTCGCGGGTTACGGCATCGAGCTGAAGAAGGAAGCCGTGCTCGACTTCGGTCGCTCTTTCGGCGTCCAGATGCTCACGCAGGGCGGCATCGCGCGTCCGCGCTTCCCCGCGTTCCTCTCGGTGCAGGACGACTCGCGCTTCTCCGGTGAGGAGCAGCTCCTCGACTCGTCGTTCCCCGCGTTCTTCCGCATGAACGACCTGGTCTTCCCGTTCTCCTCGCCGCTGCTCCTCCACACGGACATCCAGCCCGAGGCCACGGTGAAGTCGGTGGCGCGCTCCACGCCGAACAGCACGGCGGTGGGTGGCGAGACGGTCGACCTGAAGCCGTTCCAGAACTGGAGCACGCTCCGCAAGAAGAGCGCACCGGCGCAGTACGTCATTGCGGCCACGGTCGACGGGACCTTGAAGACGGCGTTCCCCTCGGGCGACAAGCAGGGCATCGATACGCCGGAGAAGAGCAAGTCGGCGGCACGCGTGTTCGTGCTCTCGGCCTCGCAGTTCCTCGCGAATCCGTTCGCTCGCGCCGGCAATGCGCCGGACATGGGCCAGATGGGCATGATGATGCCGCAGATGGGTGGCGACGAGCAGCTGCAGCAGCTCGCGCAGCCGTACGCGCAGCAAGCCCTGACGAACACGATCCTCTCGTTCAAGAACACGCTCGACTGGCTCGGTGGCGACAGCGACCTGCTTGCCGTGTCGGCGAAGATCCTGAACGAGGCGCCGCTCGCCTACGGCGAGGTCTCGAAGCCGAACATCGACTTCGAGAACGAGACCGACGAGCAGCTCAAAAAGCGCGAGGACGAGATGAAGGCCTCCCGCAAGTCGACGCAGAACAAGGTGCAGTGGCTGCTCATCCTCGGGCTCCCGTTGCTCTTCTCTCTGTACGGCGTCTTGCGTTGGCGCTCGCGCATCGCATCGCGCGAGAACGTTTCTCTTGCTTGA
- a CDS encoding ABC transporter permease subunit: MSTLEKERDEEKDVKPLSTVDEDGEAKPAEAEEDEAHDDEEEEEAAPKANQRSASLHADAPSAVAAEGPGLSIVKNTLTIARRETRAYFDSLIAYVVIGGSTLALGIYFFLIQQGGFWQVDRASMTRMFEFLPWMLAALVIPLVTMRSIADEKRSGTLELLITLPVRDSEVILGKYFAAFFMCAVLLLATLIYPIAMFVWPWRLGVLDWGPVWTGYLGLLLFSGAGVAVGMLFSSLTESQIIAFFLSAFTLLLLLIIGMLVETLPGALGDAIAFISFQTRFTPFSRGLIDTRAIIYFVSIGVICLLAAFRSLESRKWS; this comes from the coding sequence ATGAGCACTTTGGAAAAAGAGCGAGACGAGGAAAAGGACGTGAAGCCCCTCAGCACCGTCGACGAGGACGGCGAGGCCAAACCCGCCGAGGCCGAGGAAGACGAGGCCCACGACGACGAAGAGGAAGAGGAGGCTGCGCCCAAGGCAAACCAGCGCAGCGCCTCGCTTCATGCCGATGCGCCTTCCGCCGTCGCGGCCGAGGGCCCCGGTCTGAGCATCGTGAAGAACACGCTGACCATCGCCCGGCGCGAGACACGCGCATACTTCGACTCGCTGATCGCCTACGTCGTCATTGGTGGCAGCACCTTGGCGCTCGGCATCTACTTCTTCCTCATCCAGCAGGGCGGCTTCTGGCAGGTCGACCGCGCGTCGATGACCCGTATGTTCGAGTTCCTGCCCTGGATGCTCGCGGCGCTGGTCATCCCGCTGGTCACGATGCGATCCATCGCGGACGAGAAGCGCTCGGGCACCCTCGAGCTGCTCATCACCCTGCCGGTGCGCGACAGCGAGGTCATTCTCGGCAAGTACTTCGCCGCGTTCTTCATGTGCGCCGTGCTGCTCCTGGCCACGCTCATCTACCCCATCGCCATGTTCGTGTGGCCGTGGCGCCTCGGCGTCCTCGATTGGGGTCCGGTGTGGACGGGCTACCTCGGCCTCCTGCTCTTCTCGGGCGCGGGCGTCGCGGTGGGCATGCTCTTCTCGAGCCTGACGGAGAGCCAGATCATCGCCTTCTTCCTCTCGGCGTTCACCCTGCTGCTTCTCCTCATCATCGGCATGCTGGTGGAGACGCTTCCCGGTGCCTTGGGCGATGCGATCGCGTTCATCAGCTTCCAGACGCGTTTCACGCCGTTCTCGCGAGGCCTGATCGACACGCGGGCCATCATCTACTTCGTGTCCATCGGGGTCATCTGCCTCTTGGCTGCTTTCCGTTCTCTGGAAAGCCGCAAGTGGTCCTGA
- a CDS encoding ATP-binding cassette domain-containing protein: protein MATDVMIYANDLSKRYGAFRAVDKINFEVRKGEVVGFLGPNGAGKSTTMRILTCFISPTEGSARIRGFDVFENPLEVRRSLGYLPQRAPLYLEMSVLEYLHFASDLRQLDKSGFKDRARKVVEVCGLAKVLGKEIRYLSHGYRQRVGLAQALIHDPPILILDEPTSDLDPNEKAEFLDYLKRIGEERTVLLSTHNLSEVEAACARAIIISRGRIVADGPLDEIRAKSGKVRYVVSVQESAGKEPYRGTGTLPKKSEVEAALSKIRGVTAVTELPTDERAHSFELASEQDLDLRPDLFRLIVDKGWVILELHRDTQTLEDVFRNLTVGDARRNRNLSAKDEDEEEEYEEEEEDEDEGEDEEEEEAPKKKAGKR from the coding sequence ATGGCAACCGATGTGATGATTTACGCGAACGACCTGAGCAAACGCTACGGGGCGTTCCGTGCGGTCGATAAGATCAACTTCGAAGTTCGGAAAGGGGAGGTCGTCGGATTTCTCGGCCCCAACGGCGCCGGCAAGTCCACGACCATGCGCATCCTCACCTGCTTCATCTCGCCCACCGAGGGGAGCGCGAGGATCCGCGGGTTCGACGTCTTCGAAAACCCGCTCGAGGTTCGCCGCAGCCTGGGTTACCTCCCGCAGCGCGCCCCGCTCTACCTCGAGATGAGCGTTCTCGAGTACCTGCACTTCGCCTCCGACCTGCGCCAGCTCGACAAGTCCGGCTTCAAGGACCGCGCGCGCAAGGTCGTCGAGGTGTGCGGCCTCGCCAAGGTGCTCGGCAAGGAGATTCGCTACCTGTCGCACGGCTATCGCCAGCGCGTCGGCCTCGCGCAGGCCCTCATCCACGACCCGCCGATCCTCATCCTGGACGAGCCCACGAGCGATCTCGACCCCAACGAGAAGGCCGAGTTCCTCGATTATTTGAAGCGCATCGGCGAAGAGCGCACCGTTCTTCTCTCGACCCACAACCTGTCCGAGGTCGAGGCGGCGTGTGCCCGCGCCATCATCATCTCGCGCGGCCGCATCGTGGCCGACGGGCCCCTCGATGAGATCCGCGCCAAGAGCGGCAAGGTTCGTTACGTCGTGTCGGTGCAGGAATCGGCGGGCAAAGAGCCCTACCGCGGCACCGGCACCTTGCCGAAGAAGAGCGAGGTCGAGGCCGCGCTGTCGAAGATCCGCGGCGTCACCGCGGTGACCGAGCTGCCCACCGACGAGCGCGCGCACTCCTTCGAGCTGGCCAGCGAGCAAGATCTCGATCTGCGCCCCGACCTGTTCCGCCTCATCGTGGACAAGGGCTGGGTCATCCTCGAACTGCACCGCGACACGCAAACCCTGGAAGACGTCTTCCGCAACCTCACGGTGGGCGATGCCCGCCGCAACCGCAACCTCTCCGCCAAGGACGAAGACGAGGAAGAGGAATACGAGGAGGAGGAAGAGGACGAAGACGAGGGCGAGGACGAAGAGGAAGAAGAGGCGCCGAAGAAGAAGGCGGGCAAGCGATGA
- a CDS encoding YiiG family protein, translating into MRNPLLVLTLAVSLIALPGLTGCRRIVRALGKAAAKSAQKDAAAEDDDSVHAASASGANNAEEPEDEDEAVGEKLNAYIDCINSLSDRFHDAERRYFDWANEKTGPTGKERNVYGLYSISDPAKCAAGVQKANGMKPSLPELEQAGSTYAQAVTAAYPVIKEASDYYDQKNYKDDKMAKGKELHPKLVASFDAFDKADKAMRTQVDTLNRQVKERTLAKIEKSEGKKLAYWRATTMLVAEDLVKLGDSHKLDAVDLPKFTAKVDEYEKAVNEFSNYVAAHKDEASKFIMIDSLVGEAKDFLIAAKELMRRVRDKTPYSTGERMRLGGSSEWTVEGSPGKLVKSYNELVNRSNSVRRFGK; encoded by the coding sequence ATGCGTAACCCCCTTCTGGTTCTGACCCTCGCCGTATCCCTCATTGCACTCCCGGGACTGACCGGTTGCAGGCGCATCGTGAGGGCCCTCGGCAAGGCCGCCGCGAAGTCCGCCCAAAAGGACGCGGCCGCCGAAGACGATGACTCGGTCCATGCAGCGAGCGCATCGGGCGCCAACAACGCGGAGGAGCCCGAGGACGAGGACGAAGCCGTCGGCGAAAAGCTGAACGCGTACATCGACTGCATCAACAGCCTTTCGGATCGCTTCCACGATGCGGAGCGCCGCTACTTCGACTGGGCCAACGAAAAGACGGGCCCCACCGGCAAAGAGCGCAACGTCTACGGCCTTTATTCGATCAGCGATCCCGCGAAGTGCGCGGCGGGTGTGCAGAAGGCCAACGGCATGAAGCCGTCGCTTCCCGAGTTGGAGCAAGCCGGAAGCACGTACGCGCAAGCGGTGACGGCGGCATACCCGGTGATCAAAGAAGCGAGCGATTACTACGATCAGAAGAACTACAAAGACGACAAGATGGCCAAAGGCAAAGAGCTTCACCCGAAGCTCGTCGCCTCGTTCGATGCCTTCGACAAAGCCGACAAGGCGATGCGCACGCAAGTCGACACGCTGAATCGCCAGGTGAAAGAGCGCACCCTCGCGAAGATCGAAAAATCCGAGGGAAAGAAGCTCGCCTACTGGCGCGCGACGACGATGCTGGTCGCCGAGGATCTCGTCAAATTGGGTGACTCGCACAAGCTCGACGCCGTCGATCTGCCGAAATTCACCGCGAAGGTCGATGAATACGAGAAGGCCGTGAACGAGTTTTCCAACTACGTCGCCGCGCACAAAGACGAGGCGTCGAAGTTCATCATGATCGATTCCCTGGTGGGCGAGGCCAAGGACTTCCTCATCGCCGCCAAAGAATTGATGCGCCGCGTCCGAGACAAGACGCCCTACTCGACCGGCGAGCGGATGCGCCTGGGCGGCTCCTCCGAATGGACCGTCGAAGGCTCACCCGGCAAATTGGTGAAATCCTACAACGAGCTCGTCAACCGGTCGAACTCGGTCCGCCGCTTCGGAAAGTAA
- a CDS encoding nitroreductase, whose protein sequence is MSGLRHTKEQKELVSHVILTRRSVSALTEPGPTPDELTILLRAAVSVPDHGQLRPYRFVVVRGNGRERFGAALAGAAAESRPDLSPGVLAKVKNKAFVAPTLIALIASPRPGANIPEWEQVAAASCTGYAILLTAHTLGLGAIWKTSPYHDGADLRSLLAMGPNERLLGWVNVGQPVRPLDSEERPDIDLKAVAAVLDESAILPFEV, encoded by the coding sequence ATGTCCGGCCTCCGTCACACGAAAGAACAAAAAGAGCTTGTAAGCCATGTCATTTTGACGCGCCGGAGCGTTTCCGCGCTCACCGAGCCGGGGCCGACCCCCGACGAGCTCACGATTTTGCTGCGGGCCGCTGTGAGCGTGCCGGACCACGGGCAGCTTCGCCCGTATCGTTTCGTGGTGGTGCGCGGCAACGGGCGTGAGCGCTTCGGTGCTGCGCTGGCCGGTGCTGCCGCCGAGAGCCGTCCCGACCTTTCGCCCGGCGTGCTGGCCAAGGTGAAGAACAAGGCCTTCGTGGCCCCCACGCTGATCGCGCTGATCGCGTCCCCGCGTCCCGGCGCCAACATCCCCGAGTGGGAGCAAGTCGCCGCGGCTTCGTGCACCGGCTACGCGATCCTCCTCACCGCCCACACCTTGGGCCTCGGGGCCATCTGGAAGACGTCCCCGTACCACGATGGAGCCGATCTCCGCTCCCTCCTGGCCATGGGCCCGAACGAGCGGCTCCTCGGTTGGGTCAATGTTGGCCAACCCGTGCGTCCTCTCGACAGCGAAGAGCGCCCGGACATCGACTTGAAGGCCGTGGCCGCCGTTCTCGATGAGTCGGCCATCTTGCCATTTGAGGTGTAA
- a CDS encoding ABC transporter substrate-binding protein, which translates to MVPRSRFPAFLAIALALALAAACGGAGKRRRPVATLSSTPAAAAEMAEIRRMWGDLEGRDRNALRVRIRQFLSKFPNDGAAALARTYLTFILLSDGDFTEAKAQLDFLETIPPGATRDFSMVARARLLRLTQRPNEALELLAPLAGKMVDRHALELFQEEISLDAVAAHHDYEAIAYMDSWLRHADDEEREEARRKIPEALASMSPQVLEASLRSMRASARGGAPLVTGYSVEMQRFVALQLSAYAVATGDARLAQWLVDPASGAPVLGSDAGLLVSELATRHRTTRAVAGRTIGLVLPTGSSSLRDAAADAARGAAWALNLPRAAKDPGDKTLLVTRDDGGRADRIESVLDDLASDGAGVILAGFEPDSAERALRWAESNGVAVVVLAAPRHATASKFGFVAGEPYASSIEVLADALLSRRETKVATVADATSLSDVARIAAERPNVSQKLTFFQPAPCDLEGQGAGEHRFPLSVWEKAGIRSWLVSGPEPCARDVLREVGELRGALVMLTLETIGAYERATSAKVLSAAAGLLPVRGLLDGKADAGAAADPDIQRFMASFSARPTWFTAVARDAAALARRAIVALPTDTTTNPDAVTARREDTRRALESANTALWTSSESHGFAPGEHMVKRTVKVVELR; encoded by the coding sequence GTGGTACCTCGCTCGCGCTTCCCCGCTTTCTTGGCGATCGCCCTCGCGCTCGCTCTGGCCGCGGCATGCGGCGGGGCAGGGAAGCGGCGCCGCCCAGTGGCCACCTTGTCGAGCACCCCCGCGGCGGCGGCCGAAATGGCCGAGATCCGGCGCATGTGGGGCGATCTCGAGGGGCGCGATCGCAATGCGCTGCGCGTGCGCATTCGGCAATTTCTGTCGAAGTTTCCAAATGATGGCGCCGCAGCGCTCGCGCGCACCTACCTGACCTTCATCCTTCTGAGCGACGGCGATTTCACCGAGGCGAAGGCGCAGCTCGACTTCTTGGAGACGATTCCGCCTGGCGCCACGCGCGATTTCTCGATGGTGGCGCGCGCGCGGCTGCTTCGTCTGACCCAGAGGCCCAACGAGGCGCTGGAGCTTTTGGCCCCGCTCGCGGGCAAGATGGTCGACCGGCACGCGCTCGAGCTCTTTCAAGAGGAGATCTCGCTCGATGCAGTGGCCGCGCACCACGACTACGAGGCCATCGCCTACATGGACTCGTGGCTTCGCCACGCCGACGACGAGGAGCGCGAGGAGGCGCGCCGCAAGATCCCCGAGGCGCTGGCCAGCATGTCGCCGCAGGTGCTGGAGGCTTCGCTGCGCTCGATGCGGGCCTCCGCGCGCGGTGGTGCCCCGCTGGTCACGGGCTACAGCGTGGAGATGCAACGCTTCGTTGCGCTGCAGCTCTCCGCTTATGCCGTGGCGACCGGCGATGCGCGGCTGGCGCAATGGCTCGTCGATCCCGCGTCCGGCGCCCCCGTGCTGGGGAGCGATGCCGGGTTGCTCGTCAGCGAGTTGGCCACCCGCCATCGCACCACGCGCGCTGTGGCGGGGCGAACCATCGGCTTGGTGCTGCCGACCGGTTCGTCATCGCTGCGCGACGCCGCCGCGGACGCTGCGCGCGGGGCCGCATGGGCGCTCAACCTTCCGCGCGCCGCGAAGGATCCCGGCGACAAGACGCTCCTCGTCACGCGTGACGATGGCGGCCGCGCCGATCGCATCGAGTCCGTGCTCGACGATCTGGCAAGCGATGGCGCCGGGGTCATCCTCGCGGGCTTCGAGCCGGATTCGGCCGAGCGCGCATTGCGGTGGGCGGAGAGCAACGGCGTCGCCGTCGTCGTTCTCGCAGCACCGCGCCACGCGACCGCGTCCAAATTCGGCTTCGTGGCGGGCGAGCCTTACGCATCGTCCATCGAGGTGCTCGCCGATGCTCTGCTCTCGCGTCGCGAGACGAAGGTGGCCACCGTCGCCGATGCCACGAGCTTGTCCGACGTGGCACGCATCGCCGCAGAGCGGCCCAACGTAAGCCAGAAGCTGACGTTCTTTCAGCCGGCGCCGTGCGATCTCGAAGGGCAGGGGGCCGGCGAGCATCGGTTCCCGTTGTCCGTTTGGGAAAAGGCGGGCATTCGCAGTTGGCTCGTCTCGGGGCCGGAGCCCTGCGCCCGCGACGTGCTGCGCGAGGTGGGCGAGCTTCGTGGGGCGCTGGTGATGCTCACCCTGGAGACCATCGGCGCGTACGAACGGGCCACCTCGGCCAAGGTGCTCAGCGCCGCGGCGGGCTTGTTGCCGGTGAGGGGCCTGCTGGACGGGAAAGCCGACGCAGGGGCTGCCGCCGACCCGGACATTCAGCGCTTCATGGCCAGCTTCAGCGCCCGTCCGACCTGGTTCACCGCCGTTGCCCGCGACGCCGCCGCCCTCGCCCGCCGCGCGATTGTTGCCTTGCCAACGGACACGACGACGAACCCCGATGCCGTGACCGCCCGCCGCGAGGACACCCGCCGAGCCCTCGAGAGCGCCAACACCGCGCTCTGGACGAGCAGTGAGTCACACGGGTTCGCGCCGGGTGAACATATGGTGAAGCGGACCGTCAAAGTCGTGGAGCTTCGCTAA
- the sdhA gene encoding succinate dehydrogenase flavoprotein subunit produces MATKSILKSESNKVRRVIVVGGGLAGLTTVIKLCEAGVPVDLFSLVPVKRSHSVCAQGGINASVNTKGEGDSPQVHLEETVYGGDFLANQPPVKGMAEAAPGIVFMLDRMGVPFNRTPEGLLDFRRFGGTLFHRTAFAGATTGQQLLYALDEQVRRFETIDVEDERGVVVRGEKMVRKFEWYDFLSVVLDDAGIARGIVAQDVKTMEIEAFPGDAVCLATGGPGIVFGRSTNSVINTGTAASAVYQQGACYANGECIQVHPTAIPGADKLRLISESARGEGGRVWVPRDPNETRRGRDVPEKDREYFLEEKYPGYGNLVPRDIASRELFLKCFHEKRGIFNQGSKKNENEVYLDLTHLPRETLEKKLSGILEIYEKFVGEDPYTNPMRVFPAVHYSMGGLWVDFERSASGSLVMGSPRNQATNIEGLYAAGEVDYQYHGANRLGANSLLSCIYGGMVAGPAIATYRKNLAKSSFDVGDNLFKQARKREEEKYERILKMDGKENPYRLHEELGEMMLRDVTIERHNATLDKVITKIDELEDRARKCGVTDKAGHANQGAPFIRHLFNMIVLARVIAVGARRRDESRGAHFKPEFRDRNDADWLKTTLALHKPGVGGGNHGIEYVSSLDYSINGKPMHATNQVDTSLVKPRARKYETAGAAAATATAQAANKAEKKAEEATQ; encoded by the coding sequence ATGGCAACAAAGAGCATCCTCAAGAGCGAGTCGAACAAGGTGCGGCGGGTGATCGTCGTCGGGGGCGGACTGGCAGGGCTCACCACGGTCATCAAGTTGTGCGAAGCGGGCGTTCCCGTCGATCTGTTCTCGCTGGTGCCGGTCAAACGATCGCACTCCGTGTGCGCGCAGGGTGGCATCAACGCCAGCGTGAACACCAAGGGCGAGGGCGATTCGCCCCAAGTGCACCTCGAGGAGACGGTCTACGGCGGCGACTTCCTCGCGAACCAGCCTCCCGTCAAAGGCATGGCGGAAGCCGCACCCGGCATCGTCTTCATGCTCGATCGCATGGGCGTGCCCTTCAACCGCACGCCCGAAGGCTTGCTCGACTTCCGCCGCTTCGGCGGGACGCTCTTCCACCGCACCGCCTTCGCCGGCGCCACCACCGGGCAGCAGCTCCTCTACGCACTCGACGAGCAAGTGCGCCGCTTCGAGACCATCGACGTCGAGGACGAGCGCGGCGTGGTCGTGCGCGGCGAGAAGATGGTGCGCAAGTTCGAGTGGTACGACTTCTTGTCCGTGGTGCTGGACGACGCCGGCATCGCCCGCGGCATCGTCGCGCAAGACGTCAAAACCATGGAAATCGAGGCCTTCCCGGGCGATGCGGTGTGCCTCGCCACCGGCGGCCCCGGCATCGTGTTCGGCCGCTCCACCAACAGCGTCATCAACACCGGCACGGCGGCGAGCGCGGTCTACCAGCAGGGCGCGTGCTACGCGAACGGCGAGTGCATCCAGGTGCACCCGACGGCCATCCCGGGTGCGGACAAGCTTCGGCTCATCTCCGAGAGCGCCCGCGGTGAGGGCGGACGAGTGTGGGTCCCGCGCGATCCCAATGAAACGCGCCGCGGCCGCGACGTGCCGGAGAAGGATCGCGAGTACTTCCTCGAGGAAAAGTACCCCGGCTACGGCAACCTGGTCCCGCGCGACATCGCCAGCCGCGAGCTCTTTTTGAAGTGCTTCCACGAGAAGCGCGGCATCTTCAACCAGGGCAGCAAGAAGAACGAGAACGAGGTCTACCTCGACCTGACGCACCTCCCGCGCGAGACCTTGGAGAAGAAGCTCTCGGGCATCCTGGAGATCTACGAGAAGTTCGTGGGCGAGGATCCGTACACGAACCCGATGCGCGTCTTCCCCGCCGTGCACTATTCGATGGGCGGCTTGTGGGTCGACTTCGAGCGCTCGGCCAGCGGTTCGCTCGTGATGGGCTCCCCGCGCAACCAGGCGACGAACATCGAGGGCCTCTACGCCGCCGGCGAGGTGGACTACCAGTACCACGGCGCCAACCGCCTCGGGGCGAACTCGCTTTTGAGCTGCATTTACGGCGGCATGGTCGCCGGCCCCGCCATCGCGACGTACCGGAAGAACCTGGCGAAGAGCTCTTTCGACGTGGGCGACAACCTCTTCAAGCAGGCGCGCAAGCGCGAAGAAGAGAAGTACGAGCGCATCCTCAAGATGGACGGGAAAGAGAACCCGTACCGGCTGCACGAGGAGCTCGGCGAGATGATGCTGCGCGATGTGACCATCGAGCGGCACAACGCCACGTTGGACAAGGTCATTACGAAGATCGACGAGCTGGAAGACCGCGCGCGCAAGTGCGGCGTGACCGACAAGGCCGGCCACGCGAACCAGGGCGCACCGTTCATCCGGCACCTGTTCAACATGATCGTGCTGGCCCGCGTGATTGCGGTGGGCGCGCGCCGGCGTGACGAGTCGCGCGGTGCGCACTTCAAGCCGGAGTTCCGCGACCGCAACGACGCCGATTGGCTGAAGACGACCTTGGCGTTGCACAAGCCGGGCGTGGGCGGCGGCAATCACGGCATCGAGTACGTGTCGTCGCTCGATTACTCGATCAACGGCAAGCCGATGCATGCGACGAATCAAGTGGATACGAGTTTGGTGAAGCCGCGCGCGCGCAAGTACGAAACGGCGGGTGCGGCGGCGGCCACGGCGACTGCGCAAGCAGCGAACAAGGCCGAAAAGAAGGCAGAGGAGGCCACGCAGTGA
- the sdhB gene encoding succinate dehydrogenase iron-sulfur subunit, whose product MSQKVRTFKLRVLRQDGPTRRDTRRWEEFEITWKPQMNVISALMEVRKHPVTTDGKETTPVVWESVCLEEVCGSCTMVINGRVRQSCTALIDTLLQSGETITLEPMTKFPLVRDLLVDRSRMFNDLKRVKAWVLLDGTHELGPGPRQSQETQEEAYPLSRCMTCGCCLEACPQVNDSSDFIGPAAINQVRLFNLHPSGKMHAAERIEALMGSDGVAGCGKAQNCVEVCPKEIPLVDSIAVVSRQATKHMLFRWLLK is encoded by the coding sequence GTGAGCCAGAAGGTACGCACGTTCAAGCTGCGAGTGTTGCGACAAGATGGTCCCACGCGCCGGGATACGCGGCGTTGGGAGGAATTCGAGATCACCTGGAAGCCGCAGATGAACGTCATCAGCGCGCTGATGGAAGTCCGGAAACACCCCGTCACCACCGATGGCAAGGAGACCACACCGGTGGTCTGGGAGTCCGTGTGCCTCGAAGAGGTGTGCGGTTCCTGCACCATGGTCATCAACGGGCGCGTGCGCCAATCGTGCACGGCGCTGATCGACACGCTGCTGCAGAGCGGCGAGACGATCACCTTGGAGCCGATGACCAAGTTCCCACTGGTGCGCGATCTCTTGGTCGACCGCTCGCGCATGTTCAACGACTTGAAGCGCGTGAAGGCGTGGGTGCTCCTCGACGGCACCCACGAGCTTGGACCGGGACCCAGGCAGTCGCAGGAGACGCAGGAAGAGGCCTACCCGCTGTCGCGTTGCATGACGTGCGGCTGCTGCTTGGAGGCGTGCCCGCAGGTGAACGACTCGTCGGACTTCATCGGGCCGGCGGCGATCAACCAGGTGCGCCTGTTCAACCTGCACCCGAGCGGAAAGATGCACGCGGCCGAGCGCATCGAGGCCTTGATGGGCTCCGACGGCGTGGCCGGTTGCGGCAAGGCGCAAAATTGCGTCGAAGTTTGCCCGAAAGAGATCCCGCTGGTCGACTCCATCGCGGTCGTTTCGCGGCAGGCGACGAAGCACATGCTGTTTCGGTGGTTGCTGAAGTAG